A genome region from Deltaproteobacteria bacterium includes the following:
- a CDS encoding PTS sugar transporter subunit IIA has product MHLSVLEAAHVLKIPENHVYRLIEEGQLPCYWVNDQARLNRTELLEWATARRMFISTELFNDSDKQTQQLPMLTDALMLGGIHYQITGSDRESVLHSVVSILQLPEDVDREMLLQILLARESAGSTAVGDGIAIPHVRQPIAVNGDGLTSMALCFLASPIQMGNKPVEKVHTLFVMVTPNVRRHLQLLARLATALRDEQFKACVLARHDPQSILQHTRRLDAIITS; this is encoded by the coding sequence ATGCATCTATCCGTCCTAGAGGCGGCGCACGTATTAAAAATCCCTGAAAACCATGTCTATCGCCTAATCGAAGAGGGACAGCTTCCGTGCTACTGGGTAAATGATCAAGCACGGCTGAATCGTACTGAGTTGCTTGAATGGGCCACGGCTCGTCGTATGTTTATATCTACCGAACTTTTTAACGATAGTGATAAACAAACCCAACAACTACCAATGTTAACTGATGCCCTCATGCTTGGTGGTATTCACTACCAAATAACCGGTAGCGATCGTGAATCTGTCTTACACTCAGTAGTATCCATCTTACAATTACCTGAAGATGTTGATCGTGAAATGTTGTTACAAATTCTTCTTGCTCGCGAATCCGCAGGATCAACCGCTGTTGGCGACGGTATCGCCATACCGCATGTACGCCAACCCATAGCTGTCAATGGTGATGGTTTAACTTCAATGGCTCTATGTTTTTTGGCCTCACCAATACAGATGGGAAACAAACCCGTCGAAAAAGTGCATACATTATTCGTCATGGTCACGCCCAATGTTCGACGTCACTTGCAACTATTAGCACGTTTAGCCACAGCTTTACGTGATGAACAATTTAAAGCTTGTGTGCTTGCCCGCCATGACCCACAATCCATCTTGCAACATACCCGCCGTCTCGATGCGATAATTACATCTTAA
- a CDS encoding N-acetylmuramoyl-L-alanine amidase: MTNFFLYFLTWYFAATPVTNQNVTTLAANNARNNKSTNFLVVLDAGHGGNQSGARGVCGAYEKDVVLNIVLELNKLLMASGRVRTKLTRNKDIRLSLEERVQIANHEKANLFISVHANAAPGVTSHGVETFFVSQRASDKRIAKLALIENEGRRDFTTAENTLGLILDSLRLHAAHTESQRFAALVQQSVCSRLKQPNRGVLQAPFYVLRFVNMASVLVEVGFLSNPSECLRLNTPNYQRKIAQALAAAILTHVFTTEDTKLASIMTKNDSQK, encoded by the coding sequence GTGACTAATTTCTTTTTATATTTTTTAACTTGGTATTTTGCCGCCACCCCGGTGACCAATCAAAATGTCACGACTTTGGCAGCTAATAATGCACGTAATAATAAGTCAACCAACTTTTTAGTAGTATTGGATGCTGGTCACGGCGGCAATCAAAGTGGTGCCCGTGGTGTATGCGGCGCTTATGAAAAAGATGTAGTTTTAAACATAGTTTTAGAACTTAACAAATTACTAATGGCAAGTGGACGAGTTCGTACTAAACTGACACGTAATAAAGATATAAGACTAAGCCTTGAAGAACGTGTGCAAATAGCCAATCATGAAAAGGCTAATTTGTTTATTTCGGTGCATGCTAATGCTGCTCCAGGTGTTACTTCACATGGAGTAGAAACTTTTTTTGTATCACAGCGCGCTTCTGATAAACGCATTGCAAAATTAGCCCTTATTGAAAATGAAGGTAGGCGTGACTTCACAACTGCTGAAAACACCTTAGGGCTTATTCTCGATAGCTTGCGTCTGCATGCAGCACATACTGAAAGTCAACGTTTTGCCGCGTTAGTGCAACAAAGTGTCTGTTCACGCCTTAAACAACCTAATCGTGGCGTACTTCAAGCCCCTTTTTATGTTTTACGATTTGTAAATATGGCTTCAGTATTAGTTGAAGTTGGCTTTTTAAGTAATCCTAGCGAATGCCTTCGCCTAAATACGCCCAACTATCAACGCAAAATTGCTCAAGCATTAGCTGCTGCTATTTTAACTCATGTTTTCACAACTGAAGACACTAAATTAGCATCGATAATGACAAAAAATGACTCCCAAAAGTAA
- a CDS encoding hydrogenase produces the protein MNSMVDALIVVVLLLNFFLLGTSRLRAVINASAAQGVLLGILMFFMHVDFGIKAVLIIAATIILKGVFIPSMLVRAMRDAAIRREIEPIIGFLPSLLLGALGTGASLLFAKTLPLAPQHEGSLLVPASLATVFTGFIILTTRRKAISQTVGYLVLENGIFIMGLTLILAMPFMIEMGVLLDLFVCIFIMGIIINHINREFSSLDTARLSTLKE, from the coding sequence ATGAATAGCATGGTCGATGCTCTAATCGTTGTTGTGCTTCTGCTTAATTTTTTTCTGCTTGGCACTAGCCGTTTGCGTGCTGTTATCAACGCTTCGGCAGCTCAAGGTGTCTTGTTGGGCATACTTATGTTTTTTATGCACGTAGACTTTGGTATTAAAGCCGTGCTTATCATAGCCGCTACGATTATTCTTAAAGGTGTGTTTATTCCTAGTATGTTAGTACGAGCTATGCGTGATGCTGCTATTCGTCGTGAAATCGAGCCGATTATTGGTTTTTTACCATCATTATTGTTAGGTGCTCTTGGTACCGGTGCTTCACTATTATTTGCTAAAACCCTGCCACTAGCACCACAACATGAAGGCTCGCTTTTAGTACCTGCATCGCTAGCTACTGTATTCACGGGTTTTATAATTCTTACCACACGTCGCAAAGCCATCAGTCAAACTGTGGGCTATCTTGTACTTGAAAATGGTATTTTCATTATGGGCTTAACCCTTATCTTGGCTATGCCTTTTATGATTGAGATGGGTGTTTTGCTCGACCTCTTTGTCTGTATCTTCATTATGGGCATCATCATAAACCACATTAATCGTGAATTTTCATCGTTAGATACAGCGCGCCTAAGCACGCTTAAGGAGTAA
- a CDS encoding energy transducer TonB, with the protein MRYQIFTIFLVITITATNAILAAPRPKPGGLSGFTSGSLGKIDPKAAALEVQILKAINQARQKAQQQNLSLDEQLRQFIRNEAEIAATDGVDINAAIVRFKLKGLATDYYRLQYGFGTKASLIVEQLLAQAQSKEILLGDFTRVGIGAFWVPIDKPTFQVALIFVLDPDPHDGQPGLSPSQTDPIVAQAQETIRSCYDAALEDMPDLKGDLLLQIVIGPQGTVINSKMLKSLGNRGFDACALAVVNRLKFPVPYKNKSVTLNQPMHFTPSVGYEKVGKLTNSQINGSFAIANNDFRACYDRRLKEKPDLAGFIIVKLNIEADGSVAKANVEEDTLADAEFTACLLKRIETLHFPRPEFKAGLEISYRLDFRP; encoded by the coding sequence ATGCGTTATCAAATATTTACCATTTTCTTGGTTATCACTATCACCGCTACAAATGCTATCTTGGCGGCGCCAAGGCCAAAACCCGGCGGTTTATCGGGGTTTACTTCTGGCAGCTTAGGAAAAATTGATCCTAAAGCCGCGGCACTTGAAGTACAGATACTTAAAGCTATCAATCAAGCTCGTCAAAAGGCGCAACAACAAAACTTGTCTCTTGATGAGCAATTACGTCAATTTATTCGCAATGAAGCTGAAATTGCGGCCACTGACGGTGTTGATATCAATGCTGCAATAGTACGTTTTAAGCTAAAAGGTTTAGCAACCGATTATTATCGTTTGCAATATGGATTTGGAACTAAAGCTTCTCTTATTGTTGAACAATTACTTGCGCAAGCACAAAGCAAAGAGATTTTACTTGGTGATTTCACGCGTGTTGGGATCGGTGCTTTTTGGGTGCCTATAGATAAACCTACCTTTCAAGTGGCATTAATATTTGTACTTGACCCCGATCCTCATGATGGCCAGCCAGGTTTATCACCTTCGCAAACTGATCCTATTGTTGCCCAAGCGCAAGAAACAATTCGTAGCTGTTATGATGCTGCTTTAGAAGACATGCCCGATCTTAAAGGTGATCTGCTTTTACAGATTGTGATTGGCCCTCAGGGTACCGTTATCAACAGCAAAATGCTTAAAAGCCTTGGTAATCGAGGTTTTGATGCCTGTGCCCTGGCGGTAGTTAATCGGTTAAAATTTCCTGTCCCATATAAAAATAAATCTGTCACTTTAAATCAACCAATGCATTTTACTCCCTCTGTTGGCTATGAAAAGGTTGGTAAACTCACTAATTCACAAATTAATGGTAGTTTTGCCATTGCCAATAATGATTTTCGAGCCTGTTACGATCGTCGTTTAAAAGAAAAGCCCGATCTCGCTGGTTTTATAATTGTAAAACTCAATATTGAAGCTGATGGCTCAGTAGCTAAAGCTAATGTTGAAGAAGATACGCTTGCTGATGCCGAATTCACTGCTTGTTTGTTAAAACGTATTGAAACATTACATTTTCCAAGGCCAGAATTTAAAGCGGGGTTAGAGATATCTTACCGTTTAGATTTTCGCCCATAA
- a CDS encoding hydrogenase has protein sequence MLENLVIGSILLTAISGIPGLFFNKQNTIGERLANALIIFGSLLGISAAVLVFFPVSFDNSFNISWPWLTHCSAVWLHLDALTAIFLLPICLIAALGSIYARSYWPQQQHLRDGRRLQLFYGLLCAALILIVCARNTIVFLAAWEIMALTAFMALTSQDDKQVVREAGYVFLVAARLSTLCLFAMFTLLFVASGQLAFAAPIDSSNQAIANTIFLLGVAGFGLKAGIIPLHVWLPEAHARAPSHLSALFSGVLIKVGIYGLVRLGSLFAHPPIWWGALLLALGMISGVLGVAFAIGQHDLKRLLAYHSIENIGIICMGLGLAFIGRSLDSPVLLVLGIAGALLHVLNHSMFKALLFFAAGSVLHRTGTRNMDQLGGLTRRMPYTAIAFIIGAIAICGLPPLNGLVSEFLIYLGLFRTVASPATTLWAVGACGAPILALIGALALACFVKAFGTVFLGEARSKSALNAHEADKIMLWPMAILAIGCIFVGLFPPLMAPIFNVTATIFAPELKHSIPDLAALAPLSWLQLLAVILWVLLVGAFITLRLFTRTKQTIATSTNNPAIASLLTTVPTWDCGYAAPSARMQYTSSSLAKTIVGFFKWALWPKEHLPHVHGVFARPSSFHSDIPDTILIRFITPTLRRLARCSRHLRWIQSGSSQAYILGILIALIVFACIALIRH, from the coding sequence ATGCTCGAGAACCTAGTCATTGGTAGCATTTTGCTAACTGCCATCAGCGGTATTCCTGGGTTATTTTTTAACAAACAAAACACCATAGGCGAGCGTCTTGCAAATGCCTTAATTATCTTTGGCTCATTATTAGGCATTAGTGCCGCAGTGTTAGTATTTTTTCCGGTATCGTTTGATAATAGTTTTAATATATCTTGGCCTTGGCTTACTCATTGCAGTGCTGTTTGGCTGCACCTCGATGCTCTCACCGCAATTTTTCTTCTGCCCATATGTTTAATCGCTGCACTGGGATCAATATATGCCCGTAGTTATTGGCCGCAACAACAGCACCTGCGTGACGGTCGTAGACTGCAACTTTTTTATGGTTTGCTTTGTGCCGCGCTTATTCTCATAGTTTGTGCACGTAACACTATTGTCTTCTTGGCCGCTTGGGAAATTATGGCGTTAACCGCTTTTATGGCCTTAACCTCCCAAGATGATAAACAAGTCGTACGTGAAGCTGGTTACGTTTTTTTAGTTGCTGCTCGTTTGAGTACCCTTTGCCTTTTTGCAATGTTCACACTCTTATTCGTGGCGAGCGGCCAACTTGCATTTGCCGCACCAATAGACAGCAGCAATCAAGCTATTGCTAATACCATCTTTTTGCTGGGCGTCGCTGGCTTTGGCCTCAAAGCCGGGATAATACCGCTACATGTTTGGTTACCTGAAGCCCATGCTCGTGCCCCTAGTCATTTGTCAGCATTATTTTCAGGGGTTTTAATTAAAGTTGGTATTTACGGGTTAGTACGCCTTGGTTCACTTTTTGCGCACCCGCCAATTTGGTGGGGTGCGCTTTTACTTGCTTTAGGAATGATTTCGGGTGTGCTTGGCGTTGCCTTTGCTATTGGTCAACACGACCTCAAACGTTTGCTTGCTTATCATAGCATTGAAAATATTGGCATCATTTGCATGGGTCTTGGTTTAGCCTTTATCGGGCGTTCGCTTGATTCTCCGGTGCTTCTCGTTCTTGGTATTGCTGGCGCATTATTACATGTTTTAAACCACAGTATGTTTAAAGCGCTGCTTTTTTTTGCTGCAGGTTCAGTGCTTCATCGTACTGGCACACGCAATATGGATCAACTCGGTGGGCTAACTCGACGTATGCCCTATACTGCAATTGCTTTTATCATCGGAGCTATAGCAATTTGTGGCTTACCACCACTAAACGGCTTAGTTAGCGAATTTTTAATCTATCTTGGCCTATTTCGTACTGTTGCATCACCGGCAACAACACTTTGGGCAGTTGGTGCCTGTGGAGCGCCCATTTTAGCACTAATTGGTGCTTTAGCGCTTGCTTGTTTTGTTAAAGCTTTTGGTACAGTATTTCTCGGAGAAGCACGCTCAAAATCTGCGCTTAATGCGCATGAAGCCGATAAAATCATGCTTTGGCCTATGGCAATCTTAGCTATAGGATGTATTTTTGTTGGTTTATTTCCACCGCTTATGGCCCCAATATTCAATGTAACCGCTACAATTTTTGCACCTGAATTAAAACATTCTATACCTGATTTAGCTGCACTTGCACCTCTCTCATGGCTACAGCTATTAGCCGTAATATTATGGGTTTTACTCGTAGGTGCTTTTATCACGCTGCGCCTTTTCACTCGTACCAAACAGACAATAGCCACCTCGACTAATAACCCAGCCATTGCTTCACTCTTGACTACTGTACCTACCTGGGATTGCGGCTATGCGGCACCAAGTGCGCGTATGCAGTATACCAGTTCATCATTAGCAAAAACTATCGTAGGCTTTTTTAAATGGGCTTTATGGCCAAAAGAACATTTACCTCATGTTCATGGCGTTTTTGCACGTCCGAGTTCATTTCATAGCGATATCCCTGATACTATTTTAATACGTTTTATTACGCCAACACTGCGTCGTCTGGCTCGCTGTTCTCGACATTTACGATGGATTCAGTCAGGAAGTTCGCAAGCATATATACTTGGTATATTAATAGCACTTATCGTTTTTGCTTGCATAGCATTGATTAGGCATTAA
- a CDS encoding glycosyltransferase family 4 protein, which yields MRILHLVSYSLYSGPLPPTVGLALAQRDLGHEVYLAYDSKRGAFNDFEEPAAPKLAVANLQAPWHFTLSAKSNFLEFWRDFYTLRKSAKQGSLDIVHVHLSHDHLLAALALSSLHSLACVRTIHAERSLHKRFGQAFLHRRAAAWITRADIHREKLIKQFSVDANKVAVIPSGFNAIKWPHSSAAKRAELRQHFLIPDNTAVVAHVALIAKRGQKELVSALALIAAEQRPVVLFVGRGEGEADLHQHIAKLQMQPWVRFAGYLKGQELENAYQCADVCFLAQPGNDASARAILEAMAAQVAVVAVASGAIGELVTKKRGYPIISRDPDVIKQGILAALQDPQRSKRIEDARQYVLNERSFTNEALATIDLYQRTLKKL from the coding sequence GTGCGTATTCTGCATTTAGTAAGTTATTCGCTTTACTCAGGTCCATTGCCTCCTACGGTTGGCTTGGCTTTGGCGCAGCGTGATCTCGGACATGAGGTTTATTTGGCCTACGATAGCAAACGCGGAGCTTTTAATGATTTTGAAGAACCAGCCGCACCAAAATTAGCCGTGGCAAATCTACAAGCTCCGTGGCACTTTACTTTGTCAGCAAAATCAAATTTTTTAGAATTTTGGCGAGATTTTTACACCTTACGTAAAAGTGCCAAACAAGGTTCTCTTGATATTGTACATGTGCATCTTTCACATGATCATCTGCTCGCTGCTTTAGCCCTATCAAGTTTGCACTCTCTTGCTTGTGTGCGAACGATTCATGCTGAACGTTCATTGCATAAGCGCTTCGGCCAAGCTTTTTTGCATAGGCGAGCTGCAGCGTGGATTACTCGCGCTGACATTCATCGCGAGAAGCTTATTAAGCAGTTTTCAGTGGATGCAAACAAAGTTGCGGTAATTCCAAGTGGTTTTAATGCAATTAAATGGCCACATTCATCAGCAGCAAAACGTGCAGAATTACGCCAACATTTTTTAATACCTGATAATACGGCAGTAGTTGCGCATGTGGCACTTATTGCAAAGCGCGGTCAAAAAGAGTTGGTATCGGCGTTGGCGTTGATAGCAGCAGAGCAACGACCGGTTGTATTATTTGTTGGTCGTGGCGAAGGTGAAGCAGATTTGCATCAACATATTGCTAAGTTGCAAATGCAGCCCTGGGTACGGTTTGCCGGCTATTTAAAAGGTCAAGAACTTGAAAATGCATATCAATGTGCAGATGTGTGTTTTTTAGCGCAACCAGGTAATGATGCTAGTGCCAGAGCTATTTTAGAGGCAATGGCTGCTCAGGTTGCAGTAGTTGCGGTTGCAAGTGGTGCGATTGGTGAGTTGGTTACTAAAAAAAGAGGTTATCCTATTATATCGCGAGATCCTGATGTGATTAAGCAGGGTATTTTAGCAGCGTTGCAAGATCCCCAAAGAAGTAAACGTATTGAGGATGCTAGACAGTATGTACTTAATGAGCGTAGTTTTACAAATGAAGCTTTAGCTACTATAGATTTATATCAACGAACTTTAAAAAAGCTCTAA
- a CDS encoding NADH-quinone oxidoreductase subunit H → MPLLLLGVIGKTKAAFAGCNGPPLWQPYFDVIKLLRKDSIFSNSTTWVFRAGPVVSLVTALLALSLVPLGGHPALISFAGDFVLFAYLLGLGRFFTIAAALDTGSAFEGMGSAREAAFSCLTEPALFLGLVVLVRISSSLSLSHMLGSYLNNAWHQYGASLVLVVVSLFIILLAENSRIPFDDPNTHLELTMIHEVMVLDHSGPALGFIQYGAALKLFVMAAIIVRLIIPFNTGIFSSWGIFIVSMIGLAIGIGVIESIMARLRLTQVPILLIAACLLSAFGIILMAR, encoded by the coding sequence ATGCCTTTGCTATTGCTTGGTGTCATTGGTAAAACCAAGGCGGCTTTTGCTGGCTGCAACGGACCACCCCTCTGGCAACCCTACTTCGATGTAATCAAACTTTTACGCAAAGATTCTATATTTAGTAATTCCACTACCTGGGTCTTTCGTGCTGGTCCGGTGGTAAGCTTAGTTACGGCGCTGCTAGCATTGTCATTGGTACCACTTGGCGGCCATCCTGCCCTTATTTCTTTTGCCGGAGATTTTGTACTCTTCGCCTATCTTTTAGGCTTAGGTCGTTTTTTTACCATCGCTGCTGCCCTTGATACCGGCTCAGCCTTTGAAGGTATGGGCTCTGCACGTGAAGCCGCTTTTTCTTGTCTGACTGAACCCGCACTATTCTTAGGACTTGTGGTCTTAGTACGCATCTCTTCATCACTATCATTGTCGCACATGCTTGGCAGTTATTTAAATAATGCCTGGCATCAATATGGAGCTTCGTTAGTGCTAGTGGTAGTCAGCCTGTTTATTATTCTGTTAGCTGAAAACTCGCGTATTCCGTTTGATGACCCTAATACACATTTAGAATTAACTATGATTCATGAGGTCATGGTACTTGATCACAGTGGCCCCGCGCTTGGCTTCATCCAATATGGTGCGGCATTAAAGCTTTTTGTAATGGCAGCAATAATCGTACGCCTAATTATACCCTTTAATACAGGTATATTTAGTAGCTGGGGTATTTTCATTGTCAGCATGATAGGACTTGCAATTGGTATCGGTGTTATCGAATCAATAATGGCCCGGCTACGTCTCACTCAAGTCCCCATATTATTAATTGCCGCATGTCTGTTATCTGCATTCGGTATTATCTTAATGGCAAGGTAA
- a CDS encoding YgeY family selenium metabolism-linked hydrolase: MDEMRERIVAAAKRQRNRCTEFTRELISIASHSRQEEAIAMHVRREMLKLGYHDADVDRFGNVVGRIGDGRTRIIYDAHLDTPGIGDRSSWRFDPYSGDMKAGKIYGHGAANNKGGLAAIVCAGGIIRDLDLANDCTIYVIGSIQSEECEGLAYKALFDVEKLYPHFVVLSMPTGMRICRGQRGRAEIQVTMRGQPVHASMPEKGFNAIYGMSKIIDGVQKLNQSLPSDPFLGKATVAVTHIECDSTGANMLPESCRIIIDRRMLPNDQVKRVIMQIKELARGSRAKVEIAAYDKPSYRGLRLPMEKYFPTWVLPENHPLIDAAEGAYKSVFKKKPLIDRWTMSTAGVYTMGIAKVPTIGFGPSEESFSGPINDHVRIDDLEKCMSFYATLPGYLPDTEPIKIPRRRR, from the coding sequence ATGGATGAGATGAGGGAACGCATAGTCGCCGCTGCCAAAAGACAGCGAAATCGTTGTACTGAATTTACGCGCGAGCTAATCTCGATTGCGTCACATAGCAGGCAAGAAGAAGCCATAGCCATGCATGTACGCCGCGAGATGCTAAAGCTTGGCTATCACGACGCTGATGTTGATCGTTTTGGCAATGTCGTTGGTCGTATCGGAGATGGTCGTACTCGTATTATTTACGATGCCCATCTTGATACTCCTGGTATTGGCGATCGTAGCTCTTGGCGTTTTGATCCATATTCCGGCGATATGAAAGCTGGCAAAATTTATGGTCATGGCGCTGCCAACAACAAAGGTGGTCTTGCTGCTATCGTTTGCGCAGGTGGTATCATTCGCGATCTTGATCTCGCCAATGACTGCACAATTTATGTCATTGGCTCAATTCAATCTGAAGAATGCGAAGGTTTAGCCTATAAAGCTTTATTTGATGTTGAAAAGCTTTATCCACACTTTGTCGTTCTTTCAATGCCAACTGGCATGCGCATATGTCGTGGGCAACGCGGACGCGCTGAAATACAAGTGACAATGCGCGGTCAACCTGTACATGCCTCAATGCCTGAAAAAGGTTTTAATGCCATCTATGGCATGAGTAAAATCATTGATGGTGTGCAAAAGCTCAATCAAAGCTTACCTTCTGATCCTTTCTTAGGAAAAGCTACGGTGGCTGTTACTCATATTGAATGCGATTCTACTGGGGCTAATATGCTGCCAGAATCATGTCGCATTATTATTGATCGGCGTATGCTACCTAACGATCAAGTTAAACGAGTAATTATGCAAATTAAAGAACTTGCTCGTGGCTCTCGGGCTAAGGTTGAGATTGCTGCATACGACAAACCAAGCTATCGTGGTTTGCGCTTACCTATGGAAAAATATTTCCCCACTTGGGTACTGCCAGAAAATCATCCTCTTATTGATGCTGCCGAAGGTGCATATAAGAGTGTTTTCAAGAAAAAACCTCTGATCGATCGTTGGACCATGTCTACCGCAGGGGTTTATACCATGGGTATTGCTAAAGTACCTACCATTGGATTTGGCCCTTCTGAAGAAAGCTTTTCAGGCCCAATTAACGACCATGTACGTATAGATGATTTAGAAAAATGTATGTCTTTTTATGCCACGCTACCGGGTTATCTACCAGATACCGAGCCTATTAAAATTCCACGACGAAGACGATAA
- a CDS encoding OmpA family protein: protein MADYKSREAWDPTVMSSAPEGQNAPAPISVPNTSESPPDSLPSEISPEPQRQQFDMGDLSSAEIPTYKIRRKSNPVPWLITILLLIGAGAFIFFYYLPLAEQIKQQADDLVIARSENTKLAEQINELKTAAASLQNAVDKKDQVLAELSKTQDELSQKLQEEIKKGEVLINQRAGELVVDVSDQILFDSGEAELNSKGKAVLKKVGETFLKIKDKIIQVGGHTDNIPISPKLHKLFASNWDLSTARATNVVRFLQDEIKVPGRRLVAAGFSEYRPSASNRTAAGRHKNRRIEVVLLPSVKPITK, encoded by the coding sequence ATGGCTGATTATAAAAGTCGCGAAGCATGGGATCCGACAGTAATGTCAAGTGCTCCTGAAGGTCAAAATGCCCCAGCACCAATCTCGGTGCCTAATACGAGTGAATCACCCCCAGATTCATTGCCATCAGAGATATCACCTGAGCCACAACGCCAGCAGTTTGATATGGGTGATTTATCATCTGCTGAAATACCGACTTATAAAATTCGTCGTAAATCAAACCCGGTACCATGGCTAATAACGATTTTATTACTGATTGGTGCCGGTGCTTTTATATTTTTCTATTACTTGCCTTTAGCTGAGCAAATTAAACAGCAGGCTGATGATCTGGTAATTGCTCGAAGTGAAAATACAAAATTAGCTGAGCAAATTAATGAATTAAAAACCGCTGCCGCTTCACTGCAAAATGCCGTCGATAAAAAAGACCAAGTCCTTGCGGAGTTGAGCAAAACTCAAGATGAGCTTTCGCAAAAATTACAAGAAGAAATAAAAAAGGGCGAAGTACTCATTAATCAACGCGCCGGTGAATTAGTAGTCGATGTTAGTGACCAAATTTTATTTGATTCTGGTGAGGCTGAGTTAAATTCTAAAGGTAAAGCGGTTCTTAAAAAGGTTGGAGAAACCTTTTTAAAAATTAAAGATAAAATTATTCAAGTTGGTGGTCATACTGACAATATTCCGATATCACCAAAACTGCATAAACTTTTTGCTAGTAATTGGGATTTATCAACTGCACGTGCGACCAATGTTGTACGGTTTTTGCAAGATGAAATCAAAGTGCCAGGACGCCGTTTAGTTGCCGCGGGTTTTTCTGAATATCGTCCATCAGCAAGCAATCGTACTGCAGCAGGTAGGCATAAAAATCGACGTATCGAAGTTGTGCTTTTGCCATCAGTTAAGCCAATTACCAAATAA